The Hymenobacter oligotrophus genome has a window encoding:
- a CDS encoding S8 family peptidase: MKNSLFNVTAIASTCLGLLFTTSCNKHEVAPVAGDATAQASNAAAASGASAFVRRAHQYIIISASDKLPAGLEGKTAAANGRLTAQLPAIGLATATSTDPGFAAKAAKIEGVRSVIHDFSYQGYNPQPRTLDATAANGAALGSANPFYALQWGFEAMQVPQAWATGARGQKVRVAVLDGGFDLQHPDLQNNIIASESFVPTEPAQFMGMGFSHGTHTAGTVAALDNNLGVVGVAPEAKLILAKVLNDNGTGSFSWMIKGIYYAVAQEADVINLSLGAAIPRSSRYLDDNGTPDNPADDVLVNETREIQELLVAIGKATTYARQQGVTVIAAAGNDANDGNHDGNLVNVPATSPGVISISATGPMGWANDKPGTSLDRMASYTNYGTADVTFAAPGGDFVYPTNELVNFRGFRSNVWAFDMVLSTNRAGGYTWSAGTSMAAPHAAGVAALIIGKHNGQLAPAQVEAALRASADDLGKPGRDPYYGYGRLNALRAVSQLQ; encoded by the coding sequence ATGAAAAACAGCCTATTCAACGTAACCGCTATTGCCTCGACCTGCCTAGGTCTGCTATTTACTACCAGCTGCAATAAGCACGAGGTAGCCCCAGTTGCTGGCGATGCTACCGCGCAAGCCAGCAACGCTGCCGCGGCGTCGGGTGCTTCGGCCTTTGTGCGGAGGGCACACCAATACATCATCATCTCGGCCTCGGATAAACTGCCCGCCGGCCTCGAAGGCAAAACGGCTGCGGCCAACGGTCGGCTTACGGCGCAGCTCCCGGCCATTGGGCTGGCTACCGCTACCTCCACCGACCCGGGTTTTGCCGCCAAAGCCGCCAAAATCGAAGGCGTGCGCTCGGTTATCCACGATTTCAGCTACCAAGGCTACAACCCCCAGCCGCGCACCCTCGATGCTACCGCTGCCAACGGCGCGGCCCTAGGTAGTGCCAACCCCTTTTACGCCCTGCAATGGGGTTTCGAGGCCATGCAAGTGCCGCAGGCCTGGGCCACGGGTGCCCGTGGGCAAAAGGTACGCGTGGCGGTGCTCGACGGCGGCTTCGACCTGCAGCACCCCGATTTGCAGAACAACATCATAGCCAGTGAATCGTTTGTGCCCACCGAGCCCGCGCAGTTTATGGGCATGGGTTTCAGCCACGGCACCCACACGGCCGGCACCGTTGCCGCCCTCGACAACAACCTAGGCGTGGTGGGCGTAGCGCCCGAGGCCAAGCTGATATTGGCGAAGGTGCTCAACGACAACGGCACCGGCTCGTTTTCGTGGATGATTAAGGGCATTTACTACGCCGTGGCGCAGGAAGCCGACGTTATCAACCTGAGCTTGGGGGCGGCCATTCCGCGCAGCAGCCGCTACCTCGACGACAACGGCACCCCCGACAACCCCGCCGACGACGTGCTGGTAAACGAAACCCGCGAAATTCAGGAGCTGCTGGTGGCCATTGGCAAGGCTACCACCTACGCCCGCCAGCAAGGCGTAACGGTAATTGCCGCCGCCGGCAACGACGCCAACGACGGCAACCACGACGGCAACCTCGTGAACGTGCCGGCTACCTCGCCAGGCGTCATTTCCATTTCGGCAACCGGGCCCATGGGCTGGGCGAACGACAAACCCGGCACCAGCCTCGACCGCATGGCTTCCTACACCAACTACGGCACTGCCGACGTAACCTTTGCCGCCCCCGGCGGCGACTTTGTTTACCCCACCAACGAGTTGGTAAACTTTCGGGGCTTCCGCTCGAACGTGTGGGCTTTTGATATGGTGCTGAGCACCAACCGCGCCGGCGGCTACACGTGGTCGGCGGGCACGAGCATGGCGGCGCCGCACGCGGCGGGCGTGGCGGCCCTCATCATTGGGAAGCACAACGGCCAGCTGGCACCCGCCCAGGTAGAGGCCGCCTTGCGAGCCTCGGCCGACGACCTAGGCAAGCCCGGCCGCGATCCGTACTACGGCTACGGCCGCCTCAACGCCCTACGCGCCGTATCG
- a CDS encoding ABC-F family ATP-binding cassette domain-containing protein: MISISDLDFHFGARTLYDGANLHIKPKDKIGLIGLNGQGKSTLLRLLVGEYKPDGGSISMSKDVTLGFLNQDLLSYDSHEPILVVAMQAFGEALGLQKKIDEVLLEFENNYTDDLVDKLASLQERFEALGGYTMQARTEEILEGLGFTTEELQKPLKLFSGGWRMRVMLAKILLQEPSLLLLDEPTNHLDLPSIKWIENYLADYEGAVIIVSHDREFLDNTTNMTVEVTGGKLVPYAGNYSFYMEEKSLRDEIQQGAYDNQQAAIRQAERFIERFKAKASKAKQAQSRQKMLDKMDRIDSVAPEAAKVNFSFRFSVQPGRHILRMEHVTKKYGDKLIFRDTNVHIERGDKIALIGANGKGKSTLMRMVSGSEGPTSGTHQLGHNVIMAFYAQHQLESLNVDNEVLQEMVQAGSKRTEMELRSVLGSFLFTGDSVFKKIKVLSGGEKSRVALAKTLISEANFLLLDEPTNHLDMQSVGILIQALEQFEGTFLVISHDRYFVENVATKIWYIEDFQLKEYPGTYHEYEQWQDERSREAKKLGLAAPAAPKAKPVEVKKELSQSERESTQRELKQASKQLQEVEARVSKLEQELAGYEKQLGDPNIYNNAAQLKDATVKFEQVKKELGKVNDQWSELAEKVEELEGKL, translated from the coding sequence ATGATTTCCATCTCCGACCTCGACTTTCACTTCGGTGCCCGTACGCTTTACGACGGCGCCAACCTGCATATCAAGCCCAAAGACAAAATCGGCCTTATTGGGCTGAACGGCCAGGGCAAATCAACGCTGCTGCGCCTGCTGGTGGGCGAGTACAAGCCCGACGGCGGCAGCATCTCGATGAGCAAAGACGTAACGCTGGGCTTCCTGAACCAGGATTTGCTTAGCTACGACTCGCACGAGCCCATCCTGGTGGTTGCGATGCAAGCTTTCGGGGAAGCCCTAGGTCTGCAGAAGAAAATCGACGAGGTGCTGCTCGAGTTCGAGAACAACTACACCGACGACCTCGTGGACAAGCTGGCCTCTCTGCAGGAGCGCTTCGAGGCTCTGGGTGGCTACACCATGCAGGCCCGCACCGAAGAGATTTTGGAGGGTTTGGGCTTTACCACCGAGGAGCTGCAGAAGCCGCTGAAGCTGTTTTCGGGCGGTTGGCGCATGCGCGTGATGCTGGCCAAGATCTTGTTGCAAGAGCCTTCGCTGCTGCTGCTCGACGAACCCACCAACCACTTGGACTTGCCCTCCATCAAGTGGATCGAGAATTACCTAGCCGATTACGAAGGCGCCGTTATCATCGTATCGCACGACCGCGAATTCCTCGACAACACCACCAACATGACGGTGGAGGTGACGGGCGGCAAGCTGGTGCCCTATGCCGGCAACTACTCGTTTTATATGGAGGAAAAATCCCTGCGCGACGAAATTCAGCAGGGTGCCTACGACAACCAGCAGGCCGCCATTAGGCAGGCCGAGCGGTTTATTGAGCGCTTCAAGGCCAAGGCCTCGAAGGCCAAGCAGGCCCAGAGCCGCCAGAAGATGCTCGACAAAATGGACCGCATCGACTCGGTAGCGCCCGAAGCGGCCAAGGTGAACTTCTCGTTCCGCTTTTCGGTGCAGCCCGGCCGCCACATCCTGCGCATGGAGCACGTCACGAAGAAGTACGGCGACAAGCTGATCTTCCGCGACACGAACGTGCACATCGAGCGCGGCGACAAAATCGCGCTGATCGGGGCCAACGGCAAAGGTAAATCGACGCTGATGCGCATGGTGTCGGGCTCGGAAGGACCCACCTCGGGCACGCACCAACTGGGCCACAACGTGATTATGGCCTTTTACGCGCAGCACCAGCTCGAAAGCCTGAACGTGGACAACGAGGTGCTGCAGGAGATGGTGCAAGCCGGCTCGAAGCGCACCGAAATGGAGCTGCGCTCGGTGTTGGGCTCGTTCTTGTTCACCGGCGACTCGGTGTTCAAGAAAATCAAGGTGCTGAGCGGGGGCGAGAAAAGCCGCGTGGCCCTGGCCAAAACGCTGATTTCGGAAGCCAACTTCCTGTTGCTCGACGAACCCACGAACCACTTGGACATGCAGTCGGTGGGCATCCTGATTCAGGCGCTGGAGCAGTTCGAGGGCACTTTCCTGGTCATCAGCCACGACCGTTACTTCGTGGAAAACGTGGCCACCAAAATCTGGTACATCGAGGATTTCCAGCTGAAAGAATACCCCGGCACCTACCACGAGTACGAACAGTGGCAAGACGAGCGCAGCCGTGAGGCCAAAAAGCTGGGCCTAGCTGCGCCTGCGGCCCCCAAGGCCAAGCCGGTAGAGGTAAAAAAGGAACTGAGCCAATCGGAACGCGAATCAACCCAACGCGAGCTGAAACAAGCTAGCAAACAATTACAAGAGGTGGAGGCCCGCGTGAGCAAGCTGGAGCAGGAGCTGGCCGGCTATGAAAAGCAGCTCGGCGACCCGAACATCTACAACAATGCCGCTCAGCTGAAGGACGCTACGGTGAAGTTTGAGCAGGTGAAGAAGGAGTTGGGCAAGGTAAACGACCAGTGGAGCGAGCTGGCCGAAAAGGTAGAAGAGCTGGAAGGCAAGCTGTAG
- a CDS encoding REP-associated tyrosine transposase, whose protein sequence is MAELIYYERNLSHRLPPGEAIFLTFRLAGSSPKVALEKLKAEQELANRQAAETDIHTYALQKRYFARFDAILDEARFGPQWLREPTVAAVVQAAIHHYHTRAYELVCYCLMPNHVHLLVALPSDAPPLIRTLQHLKGYTAQQANRILQRTGQFWQRETYDHVVRNAGEMQRIVAYVLQYPVKAGLVTEWQQWPYSYWAP, encoded by the coding sequence ATGGCTGAGCTGATTTACTACGAACGCAACCTGTCGCACCGCCTGCCACCAGGGGAAGCCATTTTTCTGACGTTTCGGTTGGCGGGCTCGTCGCCCAAAGTGGCGTTGGAAAAGCTGAAAGCCGAGCAGGAATTGGCGAACCGGCAGGCCGCAGAAACCGACATACACACTTACGCTTTGCAAAAGCGTTATTTCGCCCGGTTCGATGCAATACTTGACGAGGCCCGTTTTGGCCCGCAGTGGTTGCGCGAACCCACCGTGGCCGCGGTGGTGCAGGCAGCAATACACCATTACCACACGCGGGCGTACGAGCTGGTTTGCTACTGTCTGATGCCGAATCATGTGCACCTTTTGGTTGCATTACCTTCTGATGCACCGCCGCTGATCCGTACGCTGCAGCATCTGAAAGGCTACACTGCCCAGCAAGCCAATCGGATACTGCAGCGCACCGGGCAGTTTTGGCAACGCGAAACCTACGACCATGTGGTGCGCAACGCAGGCGAAATGCAGCGCATTGTTGCTTACGTGCTGCAATATCCAGTGAAGGCGGGGTTGGTTACTGAATGGCAACAATGGCCTTATTCCTACTGGGCCCCTTAG
- a CDS encoding type IX secretion system plug protein, giving the protein MLRRSAISLLLLASAACVPLGTPITDPNAGRPGQGSAVQVPRANQQLRFEDATYDPDVQSVQCYASTGQPTEVFNPPVVPLASSGSMVLEFDILGNQSRRLTARLVHCNADWSPSVLTDLQFLNEINEFNLTQYRTSVGTQVPYFHYRLAIPPVKLSGNFLLVVQDGTTRQPLLSRRLLVFENLVEVAAQLGLAPGGSARYTMQQIDFAIRYGNYPLVNPAVETKVVMRQNFRWDNAKYNLRPTFVRDAEQQLDYQYFNFENAFPAFNEFRFADLRSLRTAGVGVAQLNTQSSPREVLLLPEETRTERAYTQYEDADGQRVFESREYGNGATNADYVWTTFQLRAPSVAPGPVYVFGALTDWKLKDDFKLTYNAAQQLYTGRALLKQGYYNYYYVVGQPNGAAPDAGHFEGSYQLTQNQYDILVYYRPPGTRTDLLIGYRPLTVNGAQVRQSQPGLFRR; this is encoded by the coding sequence ATGCTTCGTCGCTCTGCCATTTCTCTGCTGCTACTTGCCTCGGCGGCTTGCGTGCCCCTAGGTACGCCCATCACCGACCCCAACGCCGGCCGACCCGGGCAGGGCAGCGCCGTGCAGGTACCTAGGGCCAACCAGCAATTGCGCTTCGAGGACGCCACTTACGACCCCGATGTGCAAAGCGTGCAATGCTACGCCAGCACCGGGCAGCCCACCGAAGTTTTCAACCCGCCGGTAGTGCCGCTGGCCAGCAGCGGCAGCATGGTGTTGGAGTTCGACATCCTGGGCAACCAAAGCCGCCGCCTAACGGCGCGCCTCGTGCACTGCAACGCCGACTGGTCACCTTCCGTCCTCACCGATCTGCAGTTCCTCAACGAAATCAACGAGTTTAACCTGACGCAGTACCGCACCTCGGTGGGTACGCAGGTGCCGTATTTTCACTACCGGCTGGCCATTCCGCCGGTAAAGCTGTCGGGTAATTTTTTGCTGGTGGTGCAAGACGGTACCACGCGGCAGCCGTTGTTGTCGCGGCGCTTGTTGGTGTTCGAGAACCTGGTGGAAGTGGCGGCGCAGTTGGGCCTGGCACCTGGCGGCAGTGCGCGCTACACCATGCAGCAAATTGATTTTGCCATCCGATACGGCAACTATCCGCTCGTGAACCCGGCCGTGGAAACGAAGGTGGTAATGCGGCAAAACTTCCGCTGGGACAACGCCAAGTACAACTTGCGGCCCACGTTTGTGCGCGATGCCGAGCAGCAGCTCGATTACCAATACTTCAACTTTGAGAATGCCTTTCCGGCCTTCAACGAGTTTCGGTTTGCTGATTTGCGTTCCTTGCGCACGGCGGGCGTAGGGGTGGCCCAGCTCAACACGCAATCCTCGCCGCGCGAGGTGCTGCTGTTACCCGAAGAAACCCGCACCGAACGTGCCTACACGCAATACGAAGATGCCGACGGGCAGCGCGTGTTCGAAAGCCGCGAGTACGGCAACGGAGCTACCAACGCCGACTACGTCTGGACAACCTTTCAGCTGCGCGCCCCCAGCGTGGCGCCCGGCCCCGTGTATGTGTTTGGCGCCCTCACCGACTGGAAACTAAAAGACGATTTCAAGCTGACTTACAACGCCGCCCAGCAGCTTTACACGGGTCGCGCACTGCTCAAACAAGGCTACTACAATTACTACTACGTGGTGGGTCAGCCCAACGGCGCTGCACCCGACGCCGGCCATTTCGAGGGCAGCTACCAGCTCACGCAAAATCAGTACGACATCCTGGTTTACTACCGCCCGCCCGGCACCCGCACCGATTTGCTTATCGGCTACCGACCACTCACGGTAAACGGAGCGCAGGTACGCCAAAGCCAACCCGGGCTGTTCAGGAGGTAG
- a CDS encoding M48 family metalloprotease, producing the protein MHTPLLRRLRPLALLGLLLPLAGSTSPTFYAPPAANRAPVQGAQPDPQVVAMFGLLDNAKLQSYIDEKGLQMGRVSDRPADVKGFTIVDSPVINAFATPDGHVYFTRGIMAHFNNEAQFAGVLGHEIGHITARHGQKQQTRSTIANGALILGSILSRRVASVAQPLSQVAGLGLLKYGRDDENESDKLGVKYSSKIGYDPASMADFFLTLQRTEQSSGAATVPTFLSSHPNSADRYQNVKKLAVQAEQQAGRQLAVNRDQYLRMIDGLAYGDDPRQGYVEGGAFYHPELKFQFPVPQGWKTQNSPQQFQMAEPNGQAVQVLLLAPGNSLDQAAQALAEQLKLQNAQASRTTINSFPAIAVQGDQIGQNQQGQQGITARTLSYLIQDGQTIYALVGMSAPSTFSSYGPTFQRVAQGFRRLTDANKINRQPERVRVRTAKAGQTLASALAANGVPSRRYEEMAILNGMKTTDKLTAGQLFKVVAK; encoded by the coding sequence ATGCATACCCCATTGCTCCGCCGACTGCGGCCCCTGGCCTTGCTTGGCTTGTTGCTTCCGCTGGCTGGCTCCACCAGCCCCACGTTTTACGCGCCGCCTGCGGCCAACCGCGCGCCTGTGCAAGGGGCGCAGCCCGACCCGCAGGTGGTGGCCATGTTCGGCCTGCTCGACAACGCCAAGCTGCAGAGCTACATCGATGAAAAAGGCCTGCAGATGGGGCGCGTGTCCGACCGCCCCGCCGACGTAAAAGGCTTTACCATTGTCGATTCGCCCGTTATCAACGCCTTTGCCACGCCCGATGGCCACGTGTACTTTACGCGCGGCATCATGGCGCACTTCAACAACGAGGCGCAGTTTGCCGGCGTGCTTGGCCACGAAATCGGCCACATCACGGCCCGCCACGGCCAAAAGCAACAAACCCGTTCTACCATTGCCAACGGTGCGCTTATTCTGGGTTCAATCCTGTCGCGGCGAGTGGCTTCGGTGGCCCAGCCGTTGTCGCAGGTAGCGGGCCTAGGGCTGCTGAAATACGGCCGCGACGACGAGAACGAATCGGATAAACTAGGGGTGAAGTACTCCAGCAAAATCGGCTACGACCCGGCCTCCATGGCCGATTTCTTCCTGACCTTGCAGCGCACCGAGCAAAGCAGCGGCGCCGCCACGGTGCCCACGTTCCTGTCGTCGCACCCGAACTCGGCCGACCGCTACCAGAACGTGAAAAAGCTAGCCGTGCAGGCCGAGCAGCAAGCCGGCCGCCAGCTGGCCGTAAACCGCGACCAGTACCTGCGCATGATCGACGGCCTGGCTTACGGCGACGACCCGCGCCAAGGCTACGTGGAAGGCGGCGCCTTTTACCACCCCGAGCTGAAGTTTCAGTTTCCAGTGCCGCAGGGCTGGAAAACCCAGAACTCGCCGCAGCAATTTCAGATGGCTGAGCCCAATGGCCAGGCCGTGCAAGTCCTGCTGCTAGCCCCTGGCAACTCGCTCGATCAAGCCGCCCAAGCCTTGGCCGAACAGCTAAAGCTGCAAAATGCCCAGGCTTCGCGCACCACCATCAACAGCTTCCCGGCCATTGCCGTGCAAGGCGACCAAATCGGGCAGAACCAGCAGGGCCAACAGGGCATAACCGCGCGTACGCTTTCCTATCTTATTCAGGATGGCCAAACCATTTATGCCCTGGTGGGCATGAGCGCACCCAGCACCTTCAGCTCCTATGGCCCCACGTTCCAGCGCGTGGCGCAAGGCTTCCGTCGCCTTACCGATGCCAACAAAATCAACCGCCAACCCGAGCGCGTGCGCGTCAGAACGGCCAAAGCCGGCCAAACCCTAGCTTCGGCGCTGGCGGCCAACGGAGTACCTAGCAGGCGCTACGAAGAAATGGCGATTCTGAATGGCATGAAAACCACCGATAAGCTGACGGCTGGGCAGTTGTTTAAGGTAGTGGCTAAATAA
- the ychF gene encoding redox-regulated ATPase YchF yields the protein MGLRCGIVGLPNVGKSTLFNALSNAKAESANYPFCTIEPNVGVVTVPDARLQVLEEIVNPERVVPTIVEFVDIAGLVKGASKGEGLGNKFLANIREVDAIIHVVRCFDDPNIVHVAGGVDPVFDKDVIDTELQLKDLESIDKKLQKSERSAKSGDAVAKKEVAALQRFKAHLEAGNNARSLDASEEELAAVEDLQLLTIKPVIYAANVDEASIPAGGNKYVDALRTHIANENAQVVVISAAIESQIAEMDDPEEKAMFLGEYGLTESGLDKLIRASYDILNLITYFTAGVKEVRAWTIHRGDKAPAAAGVIHSDFEKGFIRAEVIKLDDYVQYRSEAKIKEAGKMAVEGKEYVVQDGDIMHFRFNV from the coding sequence ATGGGTCTTCGCTGCGGTATCGTCGGGCTGCCTAACGTAGGTAAGTCTACTCTGTTCAACGCGTTGTCGAACGCCAAGGCCGAATCGGCCAATTACCCCTTCTGCACCATCGAGCCCAATGTGGGCGTGGTAACCGTGCCCGATGCGCGCCTGCAAGTGCTGGAGGAAATCGTGAACCCCGAGCGTGTGGTACCCACCATCGTGGAGTTCGTGGACATTGCCGGTCTGGTAAAAGGCGCCTCCAAAGGCGAAGGCCTCGGCAACAAGTTCCTGGCCAACATCCGCGAGGTTGATGCCATCATTCACGTGGTGCGCTGCTTCGATGACCCCAACATCGTGCACGTGGCCGGCGGCGTCGACCCCGTGTTCGACAAAGACGTAATCGACACGGAGCTGCAGCTGAAAGACCTCGAAAGCATCGACAAGAAGCTGCAGAAGTCGGAGCGCTCGGCCAAGAGCGGCGACGCCGTTGCCAAGAAAGAGGTTGCCGCCCTGCAACGCTTCAAGGCGCACCTAGAGGCTGGCAACAACGCCCGCTCGCTCGATGCCTCGGAGGAAGAGTTGGCTGCCGTTGAAGACCTGCAGCTACTTACCATCAAGCCGGTTATCTACGCGGCCAACGTCGACGAGGCCAGCATTCCGGCCGGCGGCAATAAGTACGTAGACGCCCTGCGCACGCACATTGCCAACGAAAACGCCCAGGTAGTGGTGATTTCGGCCGCCATTGAATCGCAGATTGCCGAGATGGACGACCCCGAGGAAAAAGCCATGTTCCTAGGTGAGTACGGCCTCACCGAATCGGGCCTCGATAAGCTCATCCGCGCTTCGTACGACATTCTGAACCTGATTACCTACTTCACCGCGGGCGTGAAGGAAGTACGCGCTTGGACCATTCACCGCGGCGACAAAGCCCCCGCCGCCGCCGGCGTAATTCACTCCGACTTCGAGAAAGGCTTTATCCGCGCCGAGGTGATTAAGCTCGACGACTATGTGCAGTACCGCTCGGAAGCCAAAATCAAAGAAGCCGGCAAAATGGCCGTTGAAGGCAAAGAATACGTGGTGCAGGACGGCGACATCATGCACTTCCGCTTCAACGTGTAA
- a CDS encoding DUF3276 family protein: protein MEDRYEQDEIYSQRIKAGKRTYFFDVKATRGQDYYLTITESKRRLRDDDTFSYEKHKIFLYKEDFLKFADALQDAIDYVRQELLTPEEVAELDRPRPAFEDPNRYDGPAYTPDNY, encoded by the coding sequence GTGGAAGACCGCTACGAACAGGACGAGATTTATTCCCAGCGCATTAAAGCCGGCAAGCGCACGTATTTCTTCGACGTGAAGGCAACGCGCGGTCAGGACTACTACCTGACGATTACCGAAAGCAAGCGCCGCCTCCGCGACGACGACACTTTCTCCTACGAGAAACACAAGATTTTCCTGTACAAAGAGGATTTCTTGAAATTCGCTGATGCGTTGCAAGACGCCATCGACTACGTGCGCCAGGAGCTGCTCACGCCTGAAGAAGTAGCCGAGCTCGACCGCCCCCGCCCTGCTTTCGAAGACCCTAACCGCTACGACGGCCCTGCCTATACGCCCGACAATTACTAA
- a CDS encoding DUF58 domain-containing protein, translating into MASQPLDLAAVRSFENLEFLARQLVDGFITGLHQSPYHGFSVEFSEHRLYNPGESTRHLDWKVLARTDKLFVKRYEEETNLRCHILLDVSSSMYYPRPSNDKLHFSVLCAAALATLLQKQRDAVGLVTFSDKVEIQTPVRSTSTHRHTLLLQLQQLMERQAPTERGGTEVASVIHQIAQQIPKRSLVIIFSDMLGRSQQNQADTLAALQHLRHQHHEVLLFHVMDRATEADFEFAERPYVFEDVETGERVKLSPAQVREQYRAAMQRFTQELAERCGQYRIDFVPVDIREPFDRVLYAYLVKRGKVR; encoded by the coding sequence ATGGCTTCTCAACCCCTCGACTTGGCCGCCGTTCGCTCGTTTGAAAACCTGGAGTTTCTGGCGCGTCAGCTGGTTGATGGGTTTATTACGGGCTTGCACCAGTCGCCGTACCACGGCTTTTCGGTGGAGTTTTCGGAGCACCGCCTTTACAACCCCGGCGAAAGCACGCGCCACCTCGACTGGAAAGTGCTGGCCCGCACCGATAAACTCTTCGTGAAGCGCTACGAGGAAGAAACCAACCTGCGCTGCCACATCTTGCTCGACGTGTCGTCGTCGATGTACTACCCGCGGCCGAGCAACGACAAGCTGCATTTTTCGGTGTTGTGCGCGGCTGCGTTGGCTACGCTTCTGCAAAAGCAGCGCGACGCGGTAGGGCTGGTTACGTTTTCTGATAAAGTGGAAATCCAAACGCCGGTGCGCTCTACCAGCACGCACCGCCACACCTTGTTGCTGCAGCTGCAACAGCTAATGGAGCGGCAGGCGCCCACCGAGCGCGGCGGCACCGAGGTGGCCAGCGTGATTCACCAGATTGCGCAGCAAATCCCCAAACGTTCGCTCGTCATCATCTTCTCGGATATGCTTGGGCGCAGCCAGCAAAACCAAGCCGACACGCTGGCCGCGCTGCAGCACCTGCGCCACCAGCACCACGAGGTGCTGCTGTTCCATGTGATGGACCGCGCCACCGAAGCCGATTTTGAGTTTGCCGAGCGCCCCTACGTGTTCGAGGACGTAGAAACCGGCGAGCGGGTAAAGCTGAGCCCGGCGCAAGTGCGCGAGCAGTACCGCGCCGCCATGCAGCGGTTTACGCAGGAACTGGCCGAGCGCTGCGGCCAATACCGCATCGATTTTGTACCCGTCGATATTCGCGAGCCTTTCGATCGGGTGCTGTACGCTTACCTGGTGAAGCGCGGCAAAGTGCGCTAG
- a CDS encoding DNA-3-methyladenine glycosylase family protein, which yields MPASSSFDMAAALQHLSQADPIMAAIIAQGRPIEPSAHEDLYLALLKAVVSQQISTKAAAAIWRKLESLFKPDGYPEPNVLVHHSDDELRAVGISKQKAGYLRAIAEFALQGQLDHAHLSQLDEDAFTQHLTQIKGVGRWTAQMLQMFALDQPDVFAEGDLGIQNAMRRHYQLEQTGRALLRRMTELAEPWRPYRSLACKYLWQSLDNEPAN from the coding sequence ATGCCAGCCTCTTCATCCTTCGATATGGCCGCCGCCCTGCAGCACCTCAGCCAGGCCGACCCCATCATGGCCGCCATCATTGCCCAGGGCCGGCCCATCGAGCCCTCGGCGCACGAAGATTTGTACTTGGCTCTGTTGAAGGCCGTTGTAAGCCAGCAGATTTCGACCAAGGCAGCCGCCGCCATCTGGCGCAAGCTCGAAAGCTTGTTTAAGCCCGATGGCTACCCCGAGCCCAACGTGCTGGTGCACCACTCCGACGACGAACTGCGCGCCGTGGGTATATCAAAGCAAAAAGCCGGTTACCTGCGGGCCATTGCCGAGTTTGCCCTCCAAGGCCAGCTCGACCACGCCCACCTTTCGCAGCTCGATGAGGATGCCTTCACACAGCACCTCACCCAGATAAAAGGCGTGGGCCGCTGGACGGCCCAAATGCTGCAAATGTTTGCCCTCGATCAGCCCGATGTTTTCGCCGAGGGCGACCTAGGGATTCAGAACGCCATGCGCCGCCACTACCAACTCGAGCAAACCGGCCGCGCCTTGCTGCGCCGCATGACGGAGCTGGCCGAACCCTGGCGCCCCTACCGCTCGCTGGCCTGCAAGTACCTGTGGCAGTCGCTCGACAACGAGCCGGCTAACTAG
- a CDS encoding metallophosphoesterase, whose protein sequence is MNLFVVGDVHGCYHTFEALLRHWKPAEELLIQVGDLVDRGRYSPECVQLARELEAQHPGRTAFLLGNHEYEMLIHYGPDGPNRNWLGWGGKSTVAQYNGRPNLLREHLAWLTQRPMAWENEHVVVSHAGIANTADPFDPDNTDGLLWRRGPLRHLGKRQVVGHTPTDNGRYYLDTSYDALYIDTGAYRGACLTGVRLAATGEILEHFSVPTIAHDIA, encoded by the coding sequence ATGAATTTGTTTGTTGTTGGAGATGTGCACGGCTGCTACCACACCTTCGAGGCTTTGCTGCGGCACTGGAAACCCGCCGAGGAGCTGCTCATTCAGGTAGGCGACTTAGTGGACAGGGGCCGCTACAGCCCCGAGTGCGTGCAACTGGCCCGCGAACTGGAGGCGCAGCACCCCGGCCGCACTGCTTTTTTGCTTGGCAACCACGAGTACGAAATGCTCATCCACTACGGGCCCGACGGGCCCAACCGCAACTGGTTGGGCTGGGGCGGCAAAAGCACCGTGGCCCAGTACAACGGCCGCCCGAACCTGCTGCGCGAGCACCTCGCCTGGCTTACCCAGCGCCCCATGGCCTGGGAAAACGAGCACGTAGTAGTGAGCCACGCCGGCATTGCCAATACCGCCGACCCCTTCGACCCCGACAATACCGACGGCCTCCTGTGGCGCCGTGGGCCCCTGCGGCACCTAGGCAAGCGGCAGGTGGTAGGCCACACCCCCACCGACAACGGCCGCTACTACCTCGATACCAGCTACGACGCCCTTTACATCGACACCGGCGCGTACCGCGGCGCGTGCCTTACCGGTGTGCGCCTCGCGGCTACCGGCGAAATTCTGGAGCATTTCTCGGTGCCAACCATTGCGCACGACATTGCCTAG